In one Mucilaginibacter sp. PAMB04168 genomic region, the following are encoded:
- the rpoC gene encoding DNA-directed RNA polymerase subunit beta': MSYKKDNKIKSNFTTITISLASPESILERSSGEVLKPETINYRTYKPERDGLFCERIFGPVKDYECHCGKYKRIRYKGIVCDRCGVEVTEKKVRRERMGHINLVVPVAHIWYFRSLPNKIGYLLGLPTKKLDLIIYYERYVVIQPGIKETDGISKMDFLTEEEYLDVLDTLPKENQYLDDKDPQKFVAKMGAEALEELLKRIDLDQLSYDLRHQAANETSQQRKNEALKRLQVVEAFRDAKNRIDNNPEWMIVKIVPVIPPELRPLVPLEGGRFATSDLNDLYRRVIIRNNRLKRLIEIKAPEVILRNEKRMLQEAVDSLFDNSRKVNAVKTEGNRALKSLSDILKGKQGRFRQNLLGKRVDYSARSVIVVGPNLKLHECGLPKDMAAELFKPFIIRKMIERGVVKTVKSAKKIVDRKDPLVWDILENVLKGHPVLLNRAPTLHRLGIQAFQPKLVEGKAIQLHPLTCTAFNADFDGDQMAVHVPLGNAAILEAQILMLASHNILNPANGTPITVPSQDMVLGLYYITKGRKTDDTRVVKGEGLSFYSAEEVIIAYNEKKVDLHAFIKVKANFKERDGSIVNKLIDTTVGRVLFNQHVPEEVGYINELLTKKSLRDIIGEVVKNTGMARAAQFLDDIKELGFQMAFRGGLSFNLQDVNIPAQKVDLIQQASREVEEVMNNYNMGFITNNERYNQIIDIWTRINNRLTANVMEILSTDNQGFNSVYMMLDSGARGSKEQIRQLAGMRGLMAKPQKSGSGGEIIENPILSNFKEGLSVLEYFISTHGARKGLADTALKTADAGYLTRRLHDVAQDMIVGETDCGTLRGIFTTALKDNEDIVEPLYDRILGRTSLHDVFDPLTNEQLVGAGQDIDEEIAKKIENSPLEGIEIRSVLTCESKRGVCALCYGRNLATGKRVQAGEAVGVIAAQSIGEPGTQLTLRTFHVGGTASNIAAESQINARYDGIIEFENVRTVPFETDEDGTVEVVLGRSGEFRIIEPGSNKVIMTNNIPYGSYLYIKDGSNITKGDRICSWDPYNAVIISEFAGVAKFDAVLEGITFREESDEQTGHREKVIIDTRDKTKNPVIQIAERGGDIIKGYNIPVGAHISIEEGEKIQTGQVIAKIPRSTGKTRDITGGLPRVTELFEARNPSNPAVVTEIDGVVTLGGVKRGNREITIESRDGQVKKYLVPLSKHILVQDNDFVKAGMPLSDGSISPADILAIKGPAAVQEYLVNGIQEVYRLQGVKINDKHFEVIVHQMMQKVSIEDPGDTRFLEREAVDSWDFMIENDEIFDKKVVVDPGESATLKPGQIVSLRRLRDENSVLKRKDQKLVEVRDAIAATSSPILQGITRASLGTKSFISAASFQETTKVLNEAAIAGKRDLMLGLKENVIVGHLIPSGTGLRAYDNIRVGSQEEFDRLMASKTEDVEA; the protein is encoded by the coding sequence ATGTCTTACAAAAAAGATAATAAAATCAAAAGTAACTTCACTACCATTACCATCAGTTTGGCCTCACCAGAGTCTATCCTGGAGCGTTCAAGTGGTGAAGTTCTGAAACCAGAAACCATCAACTACCGGACCTACAAGCCTGAGCGTGATGGTTTATTCTGCGAGCGTATTTTTGGTCCGGTTAAAGATTATGAGTGCCATTGCGGCAAATACAAACGTATCCGTTACAAAGGTATCGTGTGTGACCGTTGCGGTGTTGAAGTAACCGAAAAGAAAGTACGTCGTGAGCGCATGGGACACATCAACCTGGTGGTTCCTGTGGCACACATCTGGTATTTCCGCTCGTTGCCAAATAAAATTGGTTACCTGCTGGGCTTACCAACTAAAAAGTTAGATTTAATTATTTACTACGAGCGTTACGTAGTAATTCAACCAGGTATTAAAGAAACAGACGGAATCTCTAAAATGGATTTCCTGACTGAAGAAGAATACCTGGACGTATTAGATACCTTACCAAAAGAAAATCAGTACCTGGACGACAAAGATCCTCAGAAATTTGTAGCCAAAATGGGTGCTGAGGCTTTGGAAGAGTTATTAAAACGTATAGACTTAGACCAGTTATCATACGATCTGCGTCACCAGGCTGCTAATGAAACTTCACAGCAACGTAAAAACGAAGCTTTGAAGCGTTTGCAGGTTGTTGAGGCTTTCCGCGATGCGAAGAACCGTATTGATAATAACCCAGAGTGGATGATCGTAAAGATCGTTCCTGTTATTCCGCCGGAGTTGCGTCCGTTAGTGCCACTGGAAGGTGGTCGTTTCGCAACCTCCGATTTGAATGACCTTTACCGTCGTGTAATTATCCGTAACAACCGTTTAAAACGTTTGATCGAGATTAAGGCACCAGAGGTGATTTTACGTAACGAGAAACGTATGCTACAGGAAGCTGTGGATTCGTTATTCGACAACTCACGTAAAGTTAACGCGGTAAAAACGGAAGGTAACCGTGCCCTTAAATCACTTTCAGACATCCTGAAAGGTAAACAGGGCCGTTTCCGTCAGAACTTATTAGGTAAACGTGTGGACTATTCTGCCCGTTCGGTAATTGTTGTAGGTCCTAACCTTAAATTACACGAGTGTGGTTTACCTAAAGATATGGCTGCCGAGCTGTTTAAACCATTCATCATTCGCAAAATGATTGAGCGTGGTGTGGTTAAAACAGTAAAATCTGCCAAAAAGATTGTTGACCGCAAAGACCCATTAGTTTGGGATATATTAGAGAACGTGCTGAAAGGACACCCTGTATTACTAAACCGTGCGCCTACGCTGCACAGGTTAGGTATCCAGGCATTCCAGCCAAAACTGGTTGAAGGAAAAGCTATCCAGTTGCACCCATTAACTTGTACCGCGTTCAACGCCGACTTTGACGGTGACCAGATGGCTGTGCACGTACCACTTGGTAACGCTGCTATTCTGGAAGCCCAAATATTAATGCTGGCGTCACACAACATTCTGAACCCTGCTAACGGTACGCCTATTACAGTACCATCACAGGATATGGTTTTGGGTCTTTACTATATTACTAAAGGCCGTAAAACTGACGATACCCGTGTTGTTAAAGGAGAAGGTTTAAGCTTTTATTCTGCTGAGGAAGTTATTATTGCTTACAACGAGAAGAAAGTTGACCTGCACGCCTTTATCAAAGTAAAAGCAAACTTTAAAGAACGCGATGGCAGCATCGTAAACAAATTGATTGATACTACTGTAGGCCGCGTACTGTTTAACCAGCACGTGCCAGAAGAAGTAGGTTACATCAACGAGTTGCTGACCAAAAAATCACTGCGTGACATTATCGGCGAAGTTGTTAAAAACACCGGTATGGCCCGTGCTGCCCAGTTCCTGGATGATATTAAGGAATTAGGTTTCCAAATGGCATTCCGTGGTGGCTTGTCGTTCAACCTGCAGGACGTAAACATTCCTGCACAAAAAGTTGATCTGATTCAGCAGGCATCACGCGAGGTTGAAGAAGTAATGAATAACTATAACATGGGTTTCATTACCAACAACGAGCGTTACAACCAAATCATCGATATCTGGACCCGTATCAACAACCGTTTGACTGCGAATGTGATGGAAATCCTTTCGACCGACAACCAAGGCTTCAACTCTGTTTACATGATGTTGGATTCAGGTGCACGTGGTTCCAAGGAGCAGATCCGTCAGCTGGCAGGTATGCGTGGTTTGATGGCCAAGCCTCAAAAATCAGGTTCGGGCGGTGAAATTATCGAAAACCCAATCTTGTCTAACTTTAAAGAAGGTCTGTCGGTATTAGAGTACTTTATCTCTACCCACGGTGCCCGTAAAGGTTTGGCGGATACCGCTTTGAAAACAGCGGATGCTGGTTACTTAACCCGTCGTTTGCATGACGTTGCCCAGGATATGATTGTGGGTGAAACAGATTGCGGAACTTTACGCGGTATATTCACTACAGCGCTGAAAGATAATGAGGATATTGTTGAGCCATTATACGACCGTATTTTAGGCCGTACCTCACTGCACGATGTGTTTGACCCGTTAACCAACGAACAATTGGTAGGTGCTGGTCAGGATATTGATGAGGAAATTGCTAAGAAGATAGAAAATTCGCCACTTGAAGGTATTGAAATTCGTTCGGTATTAACTTGCGAAAGCAAGCGTGGCGTATGTGCTTTGTGCTATGGCCGTAACCTGGCAACAGGGAAGCGTGTACAAGCCGGTGAAGCTGTGGGTGTAATTGCAGCACAATCAATCGGTGAGCCGGGTACACAGTTAACCCTGCGTACTTTCCACGTGGGTGGTACTGCATCAAACATCGCTGCTGAGTCACAAATCAATGCCCGTTACGATGGTATCATTGAGTTTGAAAACGTACGTACTGTACCGTTTGAGACCGACGAAGATGGCACAGTAGAAGTGGTTCTGGGCCGTTCAGGCGAGTTCCGCATTATTGAGCCGGGCAGTAACAAGGTTATCATGACAAATAACATCCCTTATGGTTCTTACCTGTACATTAAAGATGGCAGCAACATTACCAAAGGCGATCGTATCTGTTCATGGGATCCTTACAATGCCGTTATCATCTCTGAGTTTGCCGGTGTAGCTAAATTTGATGCTGTATTAGAAGGTATTACCTTCCGTGAGGAATCAGATGAGCAAACCGGTCACCGTGAGAAAGTAATTATCGATACCCGCGACAAAACCAAGAACCCGGTTATCCAGATTGCTGAACGTGGCGGAGACATCATTAAAGGATATAACATTCCGGTAGGTGCCCACATCTCTATCGAAGAAGGCGAAAAAATACAAACCGGACAGGTAATTGCTAAAATTCCTCGTTCAACCGGTAAAACCCGGGATATCACTGGTGGTTTGCCACGTGTAACCGAGTTGTTCGAAGCACGTAACCCATCTAACCCGGCTGTAGTAACCGAGATTGATGGTGTGGTAACCTTAGGTGGTGTAAAACGTGGTAATCGCGAAATCACTATCGAGTCGAGAGATGGTCAGGTTAAAAAATACCTGGTGCCATTGTCTAAACACATTCTGGTGCAGGATAACGACTTTGTGAAAGCTGGTATGCCATTGTCTGATGGTTCAATCTCTCCTGCCGACATCTTGGCTATTAAAGGCCCTGCTGCTGTGCAAGAGTACCTGGTAAATGGTATACAAGAGGTTTACCGTTTGCAAGGTGTGAAAATTAACGATAAACACTTTGAGGTTATCGTTCACCAGATGATGCAGAAAGTATCTATCGAGGATCCGGGCGATACCCGCTTCCTGGAAAGAGAAGCCGTTGACAGCTGGGATTTCATGATCGAGAATGATGAGATCTTTGATAAAAAGGTTGTTGTTGATCCGGGAGAATCTGCTACGCTTAAACCAGGTCAGATTGTATCATTACGTCGCTTAAGAGATGAGAACTCTGTTTTGAAACGTAAGGATCAGAAACTGGTTGAGGTAAGAGACGCTATTGCGGCAACTTCGAGCCCAATACTGCAAGGTATTACCCGTGCATCATTAGGTACCAAGTCGTTCATCTCGGCTGCATCGTTCCAGGAAACTACGAAAGTACTGAACGAAGCTGCAATTGCCGGAAAGCGCGACTTAATGTTAGGTTTGAAAGAAAACGTTATTGTAGGTCACTTAATTCCTTCAGGAACCGGCTTGCGTGCATATGACAATATCCGCGTAGGTTCACAAGAAGAGTTTGACCGCTTAATGGCTTCAAAAACTGAAGACGTAGAAGCGTAA
- a CDS encoding DUF3467 domain-containing protein: MEEANENQLNIELSEEIAEGIYSNLAVITHSNTEFVLDFIRVMPGVPKAKVKSRIILTPEHAKRLLSALEDNIEKFEAVNGRIKLQNDAPGFPLNFGGTMGQA; this comes from the coding sequence ATGGAAGAAGCAAACGAAAACCAGCTAAACATAGAGTTATCGGAAGAAATTGCAGAAGGAATTTATTCAAATTTGGCTGTGATAACGCACTCTAATACAGAATTTGTACTCGATTTTATAAGAGTAATGCCGGGAGTGCCTAAAGCAAAGGTAAAATCAAGAATTATTTTAACCCCCGAGCACGCTAAAAGATTACTTTCGGCACTCGAAGATAATATTGAAAAGTTTGAGGCGGTAAACGGCCGTATAAAGCTCCAAAACGATGCTCCTGGCTTCCCGCTCAACTTTGGTGGTACAATGGGACAAGCATAA
- a CDS encoding polysaccharide biosynthesis/export family protein, with protein MKRSYFRIFVLLLSCLSLFSSCKSVKQLTLFQKNAVTDPDTIGYTKAFPSAIQPGDILSVTVNSLSATATSFFNPYQGAGGAAAGGAINSQEAPGYLVDQAGQIDLPLIGSIKLAGLTTREAKNLVKDSLKKYLREPTVTLRIVNYRVTFLGEFNNIGVFNIPNERVSLPEALGLAGDLTTYARRDNILVIREVDGKKQFGHVNLNSRDVFNSPYYYLRSNDLVYAEPSAGKAVQNNSFFRIFPIVAGVITLAIALFTQVL; from the coding sequence ATGAAAAGAAGTTACTTTCGAATATTTGTCTTGCTGTTAAGCTGTTTGTCTCTGTTTTCTTCATGCAAAAGTGTAAAGCAGCTAACTCTCTTCCAAAAAAACGCAGTTACCGATCCCGATACCATCGGATATACCAAAGCTTTTCCTTCGGCAATACAACCAGGGGATATCTTGTCTGTAACGGTTAATTCATTAAGTGCAACAGCAACGAGTTTTTTCAATCCCTATCAGGGTGCTGGCGGAGCAGCTGCCGGAGGCGCTATTAATTCGCAGGAAGCACCCGGCTACCTGGTAGACCAAGCCGGGCAAATCGATTTACCACTTATAGGGAGCATTAAGCTTGCCGGTTTAACCACACGTGAGGCGAAGAACTTGGTTAAAGATAGCCTTAAAAAGTACCTAAGAGAGCCTACAGTAACCTTACGTATAGTTAATTACCGTGTTACTTTCCTGGGCGAATTTAATAACATTGGCGTTTTTAACATACCTAACGAACGGGTATCCTTACCCGAAGCCTTAGGTTTGGCCGGAGATTTAACTACATATGCCCGAAGAGACAATATCCTGGTTATCCGGGAGGTTGATGGTAAGAAGCAGTTCGGCCATGTAAATCTCAATAGTAGGGATGTGTTTAATTCTCCTTACTACTATTTGCGTTCAAACGATTTGGTTTATGCGGAGCCTTCTGCTGGTAAGGCAGTTCAGAACAACTCTTTCTTTAGAATTTTCCCGATTGTTGCCGGTGTAATAACCTTGGCTATAGCGCTATTTACCCAGGTTTTATAA
- a CDS encoding polysaccharide biosynthesis tyrosine autokinase produces MNTEEELYDPTIQTGAESEGGIVDLILGYLRYWKWFLLSLFVFSVIGYFYVKTQVPQYSIQTQILLKDAKQATNKMVLEELGVTPPNLEVENEILIIKSSSLIEKVVKDLALQTEYYAEGRLNKRLLYLNEPAKVEMITPSRNTYTKPWPIQVINNNEVLFNGQKVPFNKPTSTAAGVILVKPVQAYTKEPYFVSFSSVEDVARVYLSRLMVAPVSKQSNMLVLSTEDAIPKRGEDFLNAVVQAYIEASLSDKTQTIANTIAWIDERIKVLQRELGTEERNVQQFKSQNNTVDLGTQASQIYGRVTANDAKVTDINLQLTMLKQIEGFLAKPDNVDVVQPSMLGLSDGTITSMVSQLGTLKLQKQSLLRTIPETNPVVASINDQILSLKRSLKETLGTLRSNLLLSKREVEKLNSKFESDLQQVPVRERELVDVMRNQSIKNNLFNFLLQKREETGLALAQNTADGRVINPARATGAPIKPVKSTLYMIFVCLGIGLPLGVILLKDMLNNTVRRKSDITRTTRAPIIAQISHSDDANALTITAKPRSVIAEQVRALRTNLDFLIANPDSKTILFTSTVSGEGKSFISLNLGASLASTGKKVIILELDLRKPKLLSTLGMEKKVGLSDYLIGKVAYKDIIREVPQQENFYMIESGTIPPNPAEILMNRNMPVMIAELKRDYDYILIDAPPIGLVTDAQILGQYADVTFFLIRHNFTRKAHITLLNELYVKRVFRNLNIIFNSIDASSFGYGYQYDYSYYGEAEPKKGFWAKLIGKS; encoded by the coding sequence ATGAATACAGAAGAAGAATTATACGATCCAACGATACAAACCGGTGCTGAGAGCGAAGGGGGTATTGTTGACCTTATATTAGGTTATTTACGATATTGGAAGTGGTTCTTGCTTTCGTTATTTGTGTTTTCGGTAATAGGATATTTCTACGTAAAAACGCAGGTTCCGCAGTATTCCATCCAAACTCAAATTCTACTAAAAGACGCCAAGCAGGCCACCAACAAAATGGTTTTGGAAGAACTGGGTGTTACACCGCCGAACCTTGAAGTTGAAAACGAGATCTTGATCATCAAGTCAAGCTCGTTAATTGAAAAAGTGGTTAAGGATTTAGCGCTGCAAACTGAATATTATGCCGAAGGCAGGTTAAATAAACGTTTACTCTACTTAAACGAACCCGCCAAAGTTGAGATGATTACGCCATCGCGTAATACTTACACCAAACCATGGCCTATTCAGGTTATCAACAATAACGAAGTTTTATTTAACGGACAGAAAGTGCCTTTCAATAAGCCAACAAGTACGGCGGCTGGTGTTATTTTGGTTAAGCCTGTTCAAGCCTATACAAAGGAACCATACTTTGTCAGCTTTAGTTCGGTAGAAGACGTAGCACGGGTATACCTGAGCAGATTAATGGTTGCGCCCGTTAGTAAACAAAGCAACATGCTCGTTCTTTCTACCGAAGATGCTATACCTAAGCGTGGCGAAGACTTTTTGAATGCCGTGGTTCAAGCCTACATTGAGGCATCATTGAGCGACAAGACACAAACTATTGCCAATACCATAGCATGGATTGATGAACGTATTAAAGTACTTCAGCGCGAACTAGGTACAGAGGAAAGAAATGTTCAGCAGTTTAAGTCACAAAACAACACAGTTGATTTAGGTACCCAGGCATCGCAAATTTATGGAAGAGTAACAGCAAATGACGCTAAAGTTACCGACATAAATCTGCAGTTAACCATGTTAAAGCAAATAGAAGGCTTTTTAGCAAAGCCCGATAATGTGGACGTAGTTCAGCCCTCTATGCTGGGCCTTTCGGATGGTACCATAACCTCGATGGTTAGCCAGTTAGGAACACTTAAGTTGCAAAAGCAAAGCCTGCTCAGAACAATTCCTGAAACTAATCCTGTTGTTGCATCGATTAATGATCAGATACTATCTCTTAAAAGATCTCTTAAAGAAACGCTGGGCACCTTGCGCAGCAATTTATTGCTAAGTAAGCGTGAGGTTGAAAAGCTGAACTCAAAGTTCGAATCTGACTTACAGCAAGTGCCTGTTAGAGAGCGTGAATTAGTAGATGTAATGCGGAACCAAAGTATTAAAAATAACTTATTCAACTTCCTCTTACAGAAACGCGAAGAAACCGGGCTTGCCCTGGCTCAAAATACGGCAGATGGTAGGGTAATAAATCCAGCTCGTGCCACAGGAGCACCTATAAAGCCTGTGAAATCTACCTTATACATGATATTTGTGTGTTTGGGCATAGGTTTGCCCTTGGGTGTGATACTCCTGAAAGACATGCTGAATAACACCGTTCGTCGTAAATCGGACATTACCCGAACTACAAGGGCGCCTATTATAGCACAGATATCCCATTCAGATGATGCCAATGCCTTAACAATTACAGCCAAGCCAAGGTCTGTTATTGCTGAGCAGGTGAGGGCCTTAAGAACCAATCTCGATTTCCTGATCGCAAATCCGGATAGTAAAACCATTCTCTTTACATCAACAGTGAGTGGTGAAGGTAAGTCTTTTATTTCCTTGAACCTTGGTGCAAGCTTGGCGAGCACCGGCAAAAAGGTAATTATATTGGAGTTAGACCTACGGAAGCCAAAGTTGTTATCAACCCTGGGCATGGAAAAGAAAGTAGGCTTGTCAGACTATTTGATTGGTAAGGTTGCCTATAAAGACATTATAAGAGAGGTACCTCAGCAGGAGAATTTTTACATGATAGAGAGTGGAACTATTCCACCAAATCCTGCCGAAATTTTGATGAATAGGAATATGCCTGTCATGATTGCCGAGCTTAAGCGGGATTATGACTACATACTTATCGATGCACCACCAATTGGCTTAGTAACTGACGCGCAGATATTAGGGCAGTATGCCGATGTTACTTTCTTTTTGATAAGGCATAACTTTACACGTAAAGCGCATATAACGCTGCTTAATGAGCTTTACGTTAAAAGAGTATTCAGAAACCTTAACATTATTTTTAATTCTATTGATGCCTCCTCGTTTGGATATGGCTACCAGTATGATTATAGTTATTATGGTGAAGCCGAGCCAAAAAAAGGCTTTTGGGCAAAATTGATTGGAAAAAGCTAA